One Desulforhopalus sp. DNA segment encodes these proteins:
- the ispD gene encoding 2-C-methyl-D-erythritol 4-phosphate cytidylyltransferase: MTQRAAVIIPAAGFGTRMKLDQPKQYHLLSGIPILVRTVSAFCDKDFLTTIVVVAPAAMAEQTRQLLADHGLTGDNLLIVAGGRRRQDSVKAGLDALDDGIEIVLVHDGARPLVSGDLINRCYQAALTSGAAIAAIPVKDTLKRSDATGRVQDTIDRSALWQAQTPQAARREFLHRAYQLNGDADVTDESSLLERAAIPVTIVEGAETNIKITRPEDLLLAEHILAGSRPAPALRIGHGYDAHRLVENRKLVLGGVTIPHSHGLLGHSDADVLTHALCDALLGALGCGDIGKHFPDSDDKFAGIYSIHLLEQVIALAREKGYAMVNADITLVCQAPRLSPFLPQMRKILGRACQVGPDVINIKATTTEGLGFSGRKEGIGCHAVVLLQK, encoded by the coding sequence ATGACCCAACGAGCCGCTGTTATTATTCCGGCCGCCGGTTTCGGCACCCGGATGAAGCTTGATCAGCCGAAACAGTACCACCTGCTTTCCGGCATCCCGATTCTTGTCCGCACCGTCTCCGCCTTCTGCGATAAAGACTTCCTCACCACCATCGTCGTTGTCGCCCCTGCCGCCATGGCCGAACAAACCCGGCAGCTTCTCGCAGACCATGGCCTGACCGGGGACAACTTACTGATAGTGGCCGGCGGACGGCGGCGCCAGGACTCGGTGAAGGCCGGTCTAGACGCCCTGGATGACGGCATCGAAATCGTCCTGGTGCATGACGGGGCCCGGCCGCTGGTCAGTGGCGACCTCATAAACAGGTGTTACCAGGCAGCCCTGACCAGCGGTGCCGCCATCGCCGCAATCCCGGTAAAGGACACCTTGAAAAGGTCCGATGCCACCGGCCGAGTTCAGGACACCATCGACCGAAGCGCCCTGTGGCAGGCCCAGACCCCCCAGGCTGCCCGAAGGGAATTCCTGCACAGGGCGTATCAGCTGAATGGCGACGCCGACGTCACCGATGAATCGTCGCTTCTGGAAAGGGCCGCCATCCCGGTAACCATCGTCGAAGGCGCCGAGACCAACATCAAAATAACCCGTCCGGAGGACCTTCTCTTGGCCGAACACATTCTTGCAGGGTCTCGGCCGGCACCGGCCTTGCGCATCGGCCACGGCTACGATGCCCATCGACTCGTCGAAAACCGCAAACTGGTGCTGGGTGGCGTCACCATCCCCCATAGCCACGGCCTGCTTGGCCATTCCGATGCCGATGTTCTCACCCACGCCCTGTGCGATGCCCTCCTCGGGGCCCTCGGTTGCGGCGATATCGGCAAACACTTTCCCGATTCGGACGACAAGTTTGCAGGCATCTATTCGATTCACCTTCTCGAACAGGTCATAGCCCTGGCCAGGGAGAAAGGTTATGCAATGGTCAATGCCGACATCACCCTGGTCTGCCAGGCCCCCCGGCTTTCCCCGTTCCTGCCACAAATGCGGAAAATTCTCGGCCGGGCCTGTCAAGTCGGCCCGGATGTCATTAATATTAAGGCGACCACCACCGAAGGATTGGGATTCTCCGGCAGGAAGGAGGGGATCGGCTGCCATGCCGTCGTTCTTCTGCAAAAATAA
- a CDS encoding C4-type zinc ribbon domain-containing protein: MKELLNQLVALQAIDMEIDQIDQAIKAEQNALDERISALAKREALINELQEKISAQQKESRTLEGEMADKMTHVRERQSKMMQVQTGREQTALLKEIEDAKKSAKENEESIVAIMLSIEQLTAQMNEEKNLLKGEKELVAEETEKVRANIEAINKGKREKDSQRGDQATKIKAPTLKKYDTLRLRRNGVAVVNVVDGVCQGCYMAIPPQLFNRLLRGDELFDCPTCQRMIHYAPAAEEKN; encoded by the coding sequence TTGAAAGAACTGTTAAACCAACTCGTTGCGCTGCAGGCCATTGACATGGAAATTGACCAGATCGACCAGGCCATCAAGGCTGAGCAGAATGCCCTTGATGAACGTATTTCCGCCCTGGCCAAGAGAGAGGCGCTTATCAACGAACTGCAGGAAAAGATCAGCGCCCAGCAGAAGGAAAGCCGGACCCTGGAAGGCGAAATGGCTGATAAGATGACCCACGTCCGCGAGCGTCAGTCGAAAATGATGCAGGTCCAAACCGGCCGGGAACAGACGGCACTTCTCAAGGAAATCGAGGACGCCAAGAAGAGCGCCAAGGAAAACGAGGAAAGCATCGTCGCCATCATGCTGTCCATCGAACAGCTCACCGCCCAGATGAATGAGGAGAAAAACCTGCTGAAAGGCGAAAAAGAGCTGGTTGCCGAGGAGACTGAGAAGGTCAGGGCAAACATCGAGGCCATCAACAAAGGCAAAAGGGAAAAAGACAGCCAAAGAGGCGACCAGGCCACCAAGATCAAGGCCCCGACCCTTAAAAAGTACGACACCCTCCGCCTGCGCCGCAACGGCGTAGCGGTGGTTAACGTGGTCGATGGTGTCTGCCAGGGCTGTTATATGGCCATTCCACCGCAGCTTTTCAATCGATTGCTGCGTGGCGACGAGCTCTTTGACTGCCCAACCTGCCAGCGGATGATTCATTACGCACCGGCCGCGGAAGAGAAAAACTAA
- a CDS encoding Nif3-like dinuclear metal center hexameric protein — MTVRVQDILKSLNILAPFNLAEPWDNVGLLVGNPNQEVTAILAGLDPTSALIDEAIAQGANTVITHHPVIFKPLQAINTTTLEGRLLEKALSNRIAIIGCHTNYDSAPAGVSAILAEQLGLVSLRPLLPTSPEKLPDIGLGRIGDYPAAISSNDFMQRVLRVLQLESVQMAGPLPEKIRTVAICGGSGSDLAPQALALGAQVYLSAEIKHNIAVWANECRFCIIDGSHYATEKPAVRILVKQLEQICQKENWNIRIMETTTECHPFVTKNRSHQ; from the coding sequence ATGACGGTAAGAGTACAAGACATTCTCAAGAGCCTGAACATCCTGGCACCATTCAATCTGGCTGAACCCTGGGACAATGTCGGACTTCTGGTCGGCAACCCGAATCAAGAAGTTACCGCGATCCTCGCCGGACTTGATCCAACCAGCGCCCTCATCGATGAGGCAATAGCCCAGGGCGCCAACACCGTCATCACCCACCACCCGGTCATCTTCAAACCGCTCCAGGCAATCAACACAACAACCCTGGAAGGCCGATTGCTCGAAAAGGCCCTCTCCAACCGTATCGCTATAATCGGCTGTCACACCAATTACGACAGCGCTCCGGCCGGAGTCAGCGCCATTCTCGCCGAGCAGCTCGGTCTCGTCAGCCTTCGGCCTCTCCTGCCGACATCTCCGGAAAAACTGCCGGACATTGGCCTTGGGCGCATCGGCGACTACCCTGCCGCTATATCCTCCAATGATTTTATGCAGCGCGTTCTTCGCGTCCTGCAGTTGGAAAGCGTGCAAATGGCCGGCCCACTGCCGGAGAAGATCCGCACCGTAGCGATCTGTGGCGGCAGCGGTTCAGATCTGGCCCCCCAGGCCCTGGCGCTCGGGGCGCAGGTATATCTTTCAGCGGAAATCAAACACAATATTGCTGTCTGGGCGAATGAGTGCCGCTTCTGTATTATCGACGGCAGCCATTATGCCACGGAAAAACCGGCGGTCCGCATCCTTGTCAAACAGCTGGAGCAGATCTGCCAAAAAGAAAATTGGAATATCAGGATCATGGAAACCACGACGGAGTGTCACCCCTTCGTCACAAAAAATAGAAGTCATCAATAG
- a CDS encoding M48 family metalloprotease, with translation MYTNLLLFLVAIFLFTLESVPQTPWLGGWQALVLFVALIVGYRQVARRLFARQAAFRSAGYFRTEKQLSILALVFFGVTLYTCDPKYYLSILPLGKTMPALVNLAGLLLFIGYLSLMWRAGQRNYEYVFGEKYRPLAFIRLNIQVNLPIVLPWIIISLLYDVVALIPVPGLEEFAASKWGDLLLFGVFLIVVTLFFPPLVRRLWGCRPLPEGPLKDHLRAFCAIQNFSADFYLWPLFEGRVLTAGVMGIVPGLRYILITPALIETMSLKELEAVVAHEVGHVKKYHLLLYVFLLAGFSVLAGMLVEPFIYLLLAQDMVNAMILASGIDAESVLTVVGSVPLVVFLLFYFRFVFGYFVRNFERQADLYSLAAIGHGRDLISAFEKIALLSGTVRDEHNWHHFGIGERIECLVQAERQPELIKRHDRKVRFGLISYVAVVVLAGVLVGQIPKEQLASRYQENFAETILLQKATKEPDRALWQRLIGDLMMTKKMEEKARTAYEKAYSLEPVNPEIMNNLAWLLLTSEDLRLRDPLRALSLARAAASLQARGHIYDTLATAYWANGLVEEAVHAERQAAAIDPAQRRFYQAQIARFLKQTYEESLKELEAKQQARP, from the coding sequence ATGTACACAAACCTCCTCCTGTTTTTGGTCGCCATCTTTTTGTTCACGCTGGAGAGCGTACCGCAGACCCCGTGGTTGGGCGGCTGGCAGGCCCTGGTCCTCTTTGTCGCCCTGATTGTCGGGTACCGGCAGGTGGCCCGGCGGCTTTTCGCCCGGCAGGCAGCCTTCAGGAGTGCCGGATATTTCCGGACGGAGAAGCAGTTATCGATCCTCGCCCTGGTTTTCTTCGGTGTGACCCTCTACACCTGTGATCCGAAATATTATCTGTCGATATTGCCGCTTGGCAAGACCATGCCGGCCTTGGTCAACCTTGCCGGGCTGCTGCTCTTTATTGGCTATTTGAGCCTGATGTGGCGGGCCGGGCAACGGAACTACGAGTATGTTTTTGGCGAAAAATACCGGCCCCTTGCCTTTATTCGACTGAATATACAGGTCAATCTGCCGATTGTCCTGCCGTGGATCATCATCTCCCTGCTCTATGATGTCGTCGCCCTTATTCCGGTGCCCGGTCTTGAGGAATTTGCCGCCTCGAAATGGGGCGATCTGCTGCTCTTTGGTGTCTTTTTGATTGTGGTAACGCTCTTTTTCCCACCCCTCGTTCGCCGGTTGTGGGGCTGCAGGCCATTGCCGGAAGGCCCCCTGAAAGACCATCTCCGGGCCTTTTGTGCCATCCAGAATTTTTCCGCGGATTTTTATCTGTGGCCGCTTTTTGAAGGACGGGTGCTGACCGCCGGGGTCATGGGCATTGTCCCCGGTTTGCGGTACATTCTCATTACCCCCGCCCTTATCGAGACCATGTCGCTGAAGGAACTTGAGGCGGTTGTTGCCCACGAGGTAGGCCATGTAAAAAAGTACCATCTCCTGCTGTATGTCTTTCTCCTGGCCGGTTTCAGCGTTTTAGCCGGGATGCTTGTTGAGCCCTTTATCTACCTGCTGCTGGCGCAGGATATGGTTAATGCCATGATTCTTGCCAGCGGTATCGATGCCGAGAGTGTTCTGACCGTGGTCGGTTCGGTGCCTCTTGTCGTCTTTCTGCTTTTTTATTTTCGTTTTGTTTTTGGCTATTTTGTCCGTAATTTCGAGCGGCAGGCCGATCTGTACAGCCTTGCGGCAATTGGCCATGGACGGGATCTGATATCGGCCTTTGAAAAGATTGCTCTGCTCAGCGGCACCGTCCGCGACGAACATAACTGGCATCATTTCGGCATTGGTGAGCGCATTGAATGCCTGGTCCAGGCGGAGAGGCAGCCCGAGTTGATCAAACGCCATGACCGTAAGGTACGTTTCGGCCTTATCTCCTATGTGGCGGTGGTGGTTCTCGCCGGTGTTTTAGTCGGCCAGATCCCAAAGGAACAATTGGCGTCGCGTTATCAGGAAAATTTCGCCGAGACGATCCTCCTGCAGAAGGCGACCAAGGAGCCTGACCGTGCCCTTTGGCAACGGCTTATCGGCGACCTGATGATGACCAAAAAGATGGAAGAAAAGGCTCGCACCGCCTATGAAAAGGCCTATAGCCTAGAGCCGGTCAATCCGGAAATCATGAACAATCTCGCATGGCTGCTCCTGACCAGTGAGGACCTCCGGCTGCGCGATCCCCTGCGGGCGCTGAGCCTTGCCAGGGCCGCGGCCTCCTTGCAGGCGAGAGGGCACATCTACGATACCCTGGCCACCGCCTACTGGGCCAACGGATTGGTTGAAGAAGCGGTGCACGCCGAACGACAGGCAGCCGCCATCGATCCGGCACAAAGAAGATTCTATCAGGCCCAAATCGCCAGGTTCCTGAAGCAGACCTACGAGGAATCGCTAAAAGAACTAGAAGCGAAGCAGCAGGCGAGACCTTGA
- a CDS encoding GspE/PulE family protein codes for MKFLNSDELLDVLVDLRVLSPKQRQFIVLEKGKQRQKLLRLAGKEGEVDKDYPDMVEIITAFNLKLLGGDGRLIDEELIMQAVAKAKDLPFKKLDPLDLDMDVATKTIPRNFAIRQMILPFKMEDGILETAIYHPDCQAALADIEQTNQVRIRPHLATKSDIKRIITEFFGFQRSISAAEDQFGIAPGASSSIDIGNLERYVKISASKEITSSDQHIKTAVNHIFHYALEQRASDIHIEPKRNVSMVRFRIDGSLHTIYNLPKAVHSAITSRIKFLARMDIAEKRRPQDGRIKIGAKSGKDVEIRVSTVPVAFGEKVVMRILDSDMIFQQVESLGFSMRDLEVYKSFIAAPHGIILVTGPTGSGKSTTLYSTLKEIATPEKNVVTVEDPVEMVYDEFNQIAVQPLIDITFSTILRNILRQDPDIIMIGEIRDHETAAHAVQAAMTGHLVFSTLHTNDAVSSIARLRDLGLQPFMVASTLLGCMAQRLVKMVCNDCAETFEMKSEELLKLGFPAGDSGTVTLRRGKGCRECRGTGYKGRCGIFEIFPMTAQIKKMVASESLTQEMRQVAIREGMTTLREDAWSKVKRGITTYEEALRATSV; via the coding sequence ATGAAATTTTTAAACAGCGACGAACTCCTTGATGTCCTTGTCGATCTGCGGGTGCTGAGCCCCAAACAGCGACAGTTTATTGTCCTGGAAAAAGGCAAACAGCGGCAAAAGCTTTTGCGCCTGGCCGGCAAGGAGGGAGAGGTCGATAAAGATTATCCGGACATGGTGGAAATTATCACCGCCTTCAACCTCAAGTTGCTGGGCGGCGACGGGCGGCTGATCGATGAAGAGCTTATCATGCAGGCGGTGGCCAAGGCCAAAGACCTGCCGTTCAAAAAGCTCGATCCCCTCGATCTCGACATGGATGTCGCCACTAAGACCATTCCTCGAAACTTCGCCATCAGGCAGATGATTCTGCCGTTTAAGATGGAGGACGGCATTCTCGAAACGGCCATCTATCATCCGGATTGCCAGGCGGCACTGGCCGATATCGAACAGACCAATCAGGTGAGGATCCGTCCGCATCTCGCCACCAAGTCCGATATCAAGCGGATCATCACCGAGTTTTTCGGTTTTCAGCGGTCGATCAGCGCCGCCGAGGACCAGTTCGGCATAGCGCCCGGGGCCAGCAGTTCTATTGATATCGGCAATCTCGAGCGCTATGTGAAGATCTCCGCCTCAAAAGAGATCACCTCCTCTGACCAGCATATCAAGACGGCGGTCAATCATATCTTTCACTACGCCCTCGAGCAAAGGGCCAGTGATATCCACATCGAGCCGAAACGCAATGTCTCCATGGTGCGCTTCCGCATAGACGGCAGCCTGCATACCATCTACAACCTGCCGAAGGCGGTGCACTCGGCCATAACCTCGCGGATCAAGTTTCTGGCGCGGATGGATATTGCCGAGAAAAGGCGGCCTCAGGACGGCCGGATCAAGATCGGCGCCAAGAGCGGCAAGGACGTGGAGATCCGGGTGTCGACGGTGCCGGTGGCTTTTGGCGAAAAGGTGGTCATGCGTATCCTCGATTCCGACATGATCTTTCAGCAGGTGGAAAGCCTTGGCTTTTCCATGCGCGATCTCGAGGTGTATAAATCCTTTATTGCCGCACCGCACGGCATTATCCTGGTGACAGGGCCGACTGGCAGTGGTAAATCGACAACCCTTTACTCGACGCTGAAGGAGATCGCCACCCCGGAAAAAAATGTGGTCACCGTCGAGGATCCGGTAGAGATGGTTTATGACGAGTTCAATCAAATCGCCGTGCAGCCGCTCATCGACATCACCTTTTCGACGATCCTCAGAAACATCCTCCGCCAGGACCCGGACATCATCATGATCGGCGAGATTCGCGACCACGAAACCGCAGCCCATGCGGTGCAGGCGGCGATGACCGGCCATCTGGTGTTTTCGACCCTGCACACCAACGATGCGGTGTCGTCCATTGCCAGGCTCCGTGACCTTGGTCTGCAACCTTTCATGGTTGCCTCGACTCTGCTCGGCTGCATGGCGCAGAGGCTGGTGAAAATGGTCTGCAACGATTGCGCCGAGACCTTTGAGATGAAGAGCGAAGAGCTGTTGAAGCTCGGTTTCCCGGCCGGTGATTCGGGCACTGTCACCCTTCGCCGGGGCAAGGGCTGTAGGGAGTGCCGGGGTACGGGGTATAAGGGACGATGCGGAATATTTGAGATCTTCCCGATGACTGCCCAGATAAAGAAGATGGTGGCCAGCGAATCCTTGACCCAGGAAATGCGCCAGGTTGCAATCCGCGAAGGAATGACTACTTTACGCGAGGACGCGTGGAGTAAGGTGAAACGCGGGATAACCACCTACGAGGAAGCTCTTCGGGCAACTTCGGTGTGA
- the smpB gene encoding SsrA-binding protein SmpB produces MATDKKNLGIKIVAKNKKAYHDYHIDATYEAGMVLSGPEVKSLRAGKANLRDGYVKIDGRGEVMMYNVHISMYTFATHNPNDPLRVRKLLLHQREIRKLIGKMNEKGLALIPLKIYFKENGRAKVELGLARGKREYDKRASLKEQQGNREIQREMHHNKR; encoded by the coding sequence ATGGCCACCGATAAGAAAAACTTGGGCATCAAGATAGTAGCCAAGAATAAAAAGGCATACCACGATTACCATATCGACGCCACCTATGAGGCGGGAATGGTCCTTTCCGGCCCGGAGGTGAAATCGCTCAGGGCTGGCAAGGCCAATCTGCGCGACGGCTACGTGAAGATCGACGGCCGAGGCGAAGTGATGATGTACAACGTCCATATCTCGATGTATACCTTTGCCACTCACAACCCCAATGATCCGCTACGGGTGCGTAAACTCCTCCTCCACCAGCGGGAAATCCGCAAACTTATTGGCAAGATGAACGAAAAGGGCCTTGCCCTTATCCCCTTGAAGATATACTTTAAGGAGAACGGTCGGGCGAAAGTCGAGTTGGGCCTTGCCCGTGGCAAGAGAGAGTACGACAAGAGGGCATCCCTCAAGGAGCAGCAGGGTAACCGCGAGATCCAAAGAGAGATGCACCATAACAAACGTTAA